The following proteins are co-located in the Pseudomonas sp. DY-1 genome:
- the cobC gene encoding alpha-ribazole phosphatase family protein — MKLDLLRHGETERGGGFRGSLDDALTDKGWTQMRAGIVGAGPWDVLVSSPLQRCAAFACELELQLGLPLHFDSDLRELHFGQWEGRSAAELMEDHAEGLGQFWNDPYSFTPPDGETLLDFEVRVLAAGERLLERFAGKRVLLVTHGGVIRILVARARQLPRTGLMQVEVAHGELFRLTFDVHGLRERP, encoded by the coding sequence ATGAAGCTCGACCTCCTGAGGCATGGTGAAACCGAACGGGGCGGCGGCTTTCGTGGCAGCCTCGACGACGCCCTGACCGACAAAGGCTGGACGCAGATGCGCGCGGGCATCGTCGGTGCCGGGCCATGGGACGTGCTGGTGAGTTCGCCCCTGCAACGTTGCGCCGCGTTCGCCTGCGAGCTGGAGCTGCAGCTTGGCCTGCCGCTGCATTTCGATTCCGACCTGCGCGAACTGCACTTCGGTCAATGGGAAGGCCGCAGCGCCGCCGAATTGATGGAGGATCACGCCGAGGGGCTTGGCCAGTTCTGGAATGACCCCTATAGCTTCACCCCGCCGGACGGTGAAACCCTGCTGGACTTCGAGGTTCGGGTGCTGGCTGCCGGTGAGCGTCTGCTGGAGCGCTTCGCCGGAAAGCGGGTGCTGCTGGTCACCCATGGCGGTGTGATCCGCATCCTGGTGGCCCGCGCCCGGCAGTTGCCGCGCACCGGGTTGATGCAGGTGGAAGTGGCCCATGGCGAGCTGTTCCGCCTGACCTTCGACGTACACGGTCTGCGGGAGCGCCCATGA
- the cobT gene encoding nicotinate-nucleotide--dimethylbenzimidazole phosphoribosyltransferase, with protein sequence MTPLHWWQAPCQPLDPIARAKAQARQDQLTKPRGALGQLEDLTITLAAQQGRERPCIDRPWFAVFAGDHGVVEEGVSAYPQAVTGEMLRNFVRGGAAISVLAKSLGATLELVDLGTALPLEPLPGVLHLHVGAGTANFAREPAMTAAQCLIALQAGRSSVERALGASADLYVGGEMGIGNTTTASALACALLDLPATAMAGPGTGLDGKGVAHKIQVIEHALALHREGCDSPQETLRRLGGFEVAALTGAYLACAQLGLPALVDGFICSVAALCAVRLNPACREWLLFSHRSAEPGHVAVLEALEAQPLLDLGLRLGEGSGAAIALPLLRLACELHGGMATFAEASVSDRPE encoded by the coding sequence ATGACTCCGCTGCACTGGTGGCAGGCCCCCTGCCAGCCCCTCGATCCCATCGCTCGTGCCAAGGCCCAGGCCCGGCAGGATCAGCTGACCAAGCCCCGTGGCGCCCTCGGTCAACTCGAGGACCTCACCATCACGCTCGCCGCCCAACAAGGGCGCGAGCGGCCGTGCATCGATCGCCCCTGGTTCGCGGTCTTCGCCGGTGACCACGGCGTGGTGGAAGAGGGCGTGTCCGCCTATCCACAGGCGGTGACCGGCGAGATGCTGCGCAACTTCGTCCGCGGCGGTGCCGCCATCAGCGTGCTGGCCAAAAGCCTCGGCGCAACCCTGGAACTGGTGGACCTGGGCACAGCGTTGCCATTGGAACCCCTGCCGGGTGTGCTGCACCTGCACGTGGGCGCCGGCACCGCGAATTTCGCCCGCGAACCGGCAATGACCGCCGCCCAGTGCCTGATCGCCCTGCAAGCCGGCCGCTCCAGCGTCGAGCGCGCCTTGGGCGCGAGCGCCGATCTTTACGTCGGCGGCGAAATGGGCATCGGCAACACCACCACCGCCAGCGCCCTGGCCTGTGCCCTGCTGGACCTGCCCGCCACCGCGATGGCTGGCCCAGGCACCGGTCTCGACGGCAAGGGAGTGGCCCACAAGATCCAGGTCATCGAACATGCCCTGGCGTTGCATCGCGAAGGCTGCGACAGCCCGCAGGAAACCCTGCGCCGCCTCGGCGGCTTCGAAGTAGCGGCGCTGACCGGCGCCTACCTCGCCTGCGCCCAGCTGGGCCTGCCGGCGTTGGTGGACGGCTTCATCTGCAGCGTGGCGGCGCTATGCGCCGTGCGCCTGAACCCCGCCTGTCGCGAGTGGCTTCTGTTCTCCCATCGTTCCGCCGAGCCGGGTCACGTCGCCGTGCTCGAGGCACTGGAGGCTCAGCCGCTACTGGACCTGGGCCTGCGCCTGGGCGAAGGCAGCGGGGCCGCCATCGCACTGCCGCTATTGCGCCTGGCCTGCGAACTCCATGGCGGCATGGCGACCTTCGCCGAAGCTTCGGTTTCGGACCGGCCGGAATGA
- the cobU gene encoding bifunctional adenosylcobinamide kinase/adenosylcobinamide-phosphate guanylyltransferase, with product MLELILGGARSGKSRLAEKLAAESGLKVIYIATSQPLDGEMSARVAHHRARRPEHWGLVEEPSQLARVLRESAADDTCLLVDCLTLWLTNLLMLDDPARLDEEREALLGCIAGLPGRVLLVSNETGLGVVPLGELTRRYVDEAGWLHQALAERSERVIFTVAGLPMILKGDSL from the coding sequence ATGCTTGAACTCATCCTCGGCGGTGCCCGCTCCGGCAAAAGCCGGTTGGCGGAAAAGCTCGCTGCTGAAAGCGGCCTCAAGGTCATTTATATCGCCACCAGCCAGCCGCTGGACGGCGAGATGAGCGCGCGGGTCGCCCATCATCGTGCCCGCCGTCCGGAGCACTGGGGGCTGGTGGAAGAACCGTCGCAACTCGCTCGAGTGCTGCGCGAGAGCGCCGCCGACGATACCTGCCTGCTGGTGGACTGCCTGACGCTCTGGCTGACCAACCTGCTCATGCTGGACGATCCGGCGCGGCTGGACGAAGAGCGCGAAGCGCTGCTCGGTTGCATCGCCGGGCTTCCCGGTCGCGTGCTGCTGGTAAGCAATGAAACCGGCCTGGGCGTCGTGCCCCTGGGCGAGCTGACCCGTCGCTATGTCGACGAGGCCGGCTGGCTGCACCAGGCCCTGGCCGAACGCAGCGAACGGGTGATCTTCACCGTCGCCGGCTTGCCCATGATCCTCAAGGGAGATTCCCTATGA
- a CDS encoding cobyric acid synthase, translated as MTTLMVQGTTSDAGKSTLVTALCRWLKRRGIAVVPFKPQNMALNSAVTADGGEIGRAQAVQALACGLAPHTDMNPVLLKPNTDIGAQVIIHGRAVTSMNAVAYHDYKKVAMAAVLESHQRLSSQYSVVMVEGAGSPAEINLRANDIANMGFAEAVDCPVILVADIDRGGVFAHLVGTLELLSESEQARVKGFVINRFRGDIALLEPGLDWLEQRTGKPVLGVLPYLTDFHLEAEDAIDQRQSAKTGDVLRVAVPVLPRISNHTDFDPLRLHPQVQLTFVAPGQPIPPADLIILPGSKSVRADLARLREHGWDQALQRHLRYGGKVLGICGGFQMLGRTIVDPHALEGPAGESVGLGLLDIDTVLEPEKQLRNVAGTLRLEDAAVSGYEIHAGVTTGVGLENPMVVLDDGRTDGARSVDGQIMGTYLHGLFESSAASAAILRWAGLAAVQAVDYNALRERDIERLADLVEQHLDTRRLQLLCGLSL; from the coding sequence ATGACGACCCTGATGGTGCAGGGCACCACGTCCGATGCGGGCAAGAGCACCCTGGTGACGGCCTTGTGCCGCTGGCTCAAGCGCCGGGGCATCGCGGTGGTGCCCTTCAAGCCGCAAAACATGGCGCTGAACAGCGCGGTGACCGCCGACGGTGGCGAAATCGGTCGTGCCCAGGCGGTGCAGGCCCTGGCCTGCGGATTGGCGCCGCATACCGACATGAACCCGGTGCTGCTCAAGCCCAATACCGATATTGGCGCCCAGGTGATCATCCATGGCCGCGCCGTCACCAGCATGAATGCGGTCGCTTATCACGACTACAAGAAGGTCGCGATGGCAGCGGTGCTTGAGTCCCACCAGCGCCTGAGCAGCCAGTATTCCGTGGTGATGGTTGAGGGTGCCGGCTCCCCGGCGGAGATCAATCTGCGCGCCAACGACATTGCCAACATGGGCTTTGCCGAAGCGGTCGACTGCCCGGTGATTCTGGTAGCCGACATCGATCGCGGTGGCGTGTTCGCCCATCTGGTGGGCACCCTGGAGCTGCTGTCGGAAAGCGAACAGGCGCGGGTGAAGGGCTTCGTCATCAACCGCTTCCGGGGTGATATCGCCCTCCTCGAGCCGGGCCTGGACTGGCTGGAGCAACGCACCGGCAAGCCGGTGCTCGGCGTTCTGCCCTACCTCACCGACTTCCACCTGGAAGCCGAGGACGCCATCGACCAGCGGCAGTCCGCCAAGACTGGCGATGTGCTGCGGGTTGCGGTGCCGGTGTTGCCGCGCATCAGCAACCACACGGACTTCGATCCGCTGCGATTGCACCCACAGGTACAGCTCACCTTCGTCGCCCCCGGCCAGCCCATTCCGCCAGCAGACCTGATCATCCTTCCCGGCTCGAAGAGCGTGCGTGCCGACCTTGCACGGCTGCGCGAGCACGGCTGGGATCAGGCGCTGCAACGTCACTTGCGCTATGGCGGCAAGGTGCTCGGAATCTGCGGCGGTTTCCAAATGCTCGGACGCACCATCGTCGACCCTCACGCCCTGGAAGGTCCGGCAGGGGAGAGCGTCGGCCTTGGGTTGCTGGACATCGACACGGTGCTGGAGCCGGAGAAGCAGCTACGCAATGTCGCTGGCACCCTCCGCCTGGAAGACGCGGCGGTGAGCGGCTACGAGATCCACGCTGGCGTCACCACCGGCGTTGGCCTGGAAAACCCCATGGTGGTGCTGGACGACGGCCGCACCGATGGCGCCCGCAGTGTCGACGGCCAGATCATGGGCACCTACCTGCACGGGTTGTTCGAATCCTCCGCCGCCAGTGCCGCCATCCTGCGCTGGGCCGGTCTCGCCGCTGTCCAGGCGGTGGACTACAACGCACTACGCGAGCGCGATATCGAACGCCTGGCAGACCTGGTAGAGCAGCATCTGGATACGCGGAGGCTGCAATTACTGTGCGGATTGTCCCTGTAG
- the cobD gene encoding threonine-phosphate decarboxylase CobD — translation MLEHGGRLRAAARRYGIAEAGWLDLSTGIAPYGWELPAIPVAAWARLPELEDGLEDAARRYYGCESLLPVAGSQAAIQALPRLRERSRVGVISPCYAEHAHAWRREGHELEALDAQTAERELERFDVVLVVNPNNPTGERLTPQTLLGWRARLAERGGWLLVDEAFMDCTPQQSLASHCPLPGLVVLRSFGKFFGLAGIRLGFVLAETALLDRLNEWLGPWAVSGPARALAKALLQDEAGQTVQRQTLLRDGLRLETLLRDCGLPPAGGTALFQRLLRDDALALHEFLAARGILTRLFTSPPSLRFGLPPDEAGWARLDRALTDFSKERP, via the coding sequence TTGCTTGAACATGGCGGACGACTTCGCGCGGCGGCGCGGCGTTACGGAATTGCCGAAGCGGGCTGGCTCGATCTTTCCACCGGCATCGCCCCCTATGGTTGGGAATTGCCGGCCATTCCGGTCGCGGCCTGGGCGCGTCTGCCCGAGCTGGAGGACGGCCTGGAAGACGCGGCCCGGCGTTACTACGGCTGCGAGTCGCTACTGCCGGTGGCCGGTTCCCAGGCCGCGATCCAGGCATTGCCGCGCCTCCGTGAGCGCAGCCGGGTAGGGGTGATCTCGCCTTGCTATGCCGAGCATGCCCATGCCTGGCGCCGTGAGGGTCACGAGCTGGAGGCGCTGGATGCGCAAACCGCCGAGCGTGAGCTGGAGCGTTTCGACGTGGTGCTGGTGGTCAACCCGAACAACCCCACTGGCGAGCGACTGACGCCGCAAACCCTGCTGGGCTGGCGCGCTCGTCTTGCCGAGCGGGGCGGCTGGCTGCTGGTGGACGAAGCCTTCATGGACTGCACGCCGCAGCAGAGCCTGGCGAGTCATTGCCCGTTGCCGGGGCTGGTGGTGCTGCGTTCCTTTGGCAAGTTCTTCGGCCTGGCGGGAATCCGCCTGGGCTTCGTCCTGGCCGAAACAGCGTTGCTGGATCGACTCAACGAATGGCTCGGCCCCTGGGCGGTCAGCGGTCCGGCCCGGGCCCTGGCCAAGGCGCTGTTGCAAGATGAAGCGGGACAAACGGTTCAGCGGCAAACCTTGCTGCGCGATGGTTTGCGTCTGGAAACGTTGTTGCGTGATTGCGGCCTGCCTCCCGCTGGCGGCACCGCGTTGTTCCAGCGCCTGCTCCGCGACGACGCTTTGGCCCTGCACGAATTTCTCGCCGCTCGCGGCATTCTTACCCGGCTTTTCACCTCGCCACCCAGCTTGCGCTTTGGTCTGCCGCCGGACGAAGCCGGCTGGGCACGCCTCGACCGGGCTCTGACAGATTTTTCCAAGGAGCGCCCATGA
- the cbiB gene encoding adenosylcobinamide-phosphate synthase CbiB yields MSLGFLTLGAVALDALFGEPRGWHPLVAFGRLANRLEQRFNTGGRGWRSHGVSAWVLAVLPLTFAAWLLSELPYIGWLVGVIALYAAIGLRSLNEHAEPVANALQAGDLPEARKCVGYMVSRETRELDEGAVARAATESVLENGSDAVFAALFWFAVAGAPGVVLYRLSNTLDAMWGYRNERYERFGWAAARIDDVLNYIPARLVALTYAVLGKTGLALRCWRRQAPQWDSPNAGPVMAAGAGALGVALGGPAVYHGELHDRPVLGEGPAARAEDIRRAIDLVRQGVMLWLAALIIGGWLLA; encoded by the coding sequence ATGAGCCTGGGTTTCCTCACGCTCGGCGCCGTGGCGCTGGATGCCCTGTTCGGTGAGCCCAGGGGCTGGCACCCGCTGGTGGCCTTCGGCAGGCTCGCCAACCGCCTGGAGCAACGCTTCAACACGGGCGGGCGTGGCTGGCGCAGTCATGGCGTGAGTGCCTGGGTACTTGCCGTGTTGCCGCTGACCTTCGCTGCCTGGCTGCTTTCGGAACTGCCCTATATCGGTTGGCTGGTGGGCGTCATTGCGCTCTACGCCGCCATTGGCCTGCGCAGCCTCAACGAGCACGCAGAGCCGGTAGCCAACGCACTGCAAGCGGGGGACTTGCCGGAAGCACGCAAGTGCGTCGGCTACATGGTCAGTCGCGAAACCCGCGAGCTGGACGAAGGGGCCGTGGCCCGCGCCGCTACCGAGTCGGTGCTGGAGAACGGCAGTGACGCCGTGTTCGCTGCGCTGTTCTGGTTCGCCGTGGCGGGCGCGCCCGGTGTGGTGCTGTACCGCCTTTCCAACACGCTGGATGCCATGTGGGGTTACCGCAACGAGCGATACGAGCGCTTTGGTTGGGCTGCTGCGCGCATCGACGACGTCCTCAACTACATCCCGGCCCGGCTGGTGGCCCTGACCTACGCCGTGCTCGGCAAAACCGGCCTGGCCCTGCGTTGTTGGCGCCGGCAAGCGCCGCAGTGGGATAGCCCCAACGCCGGGCCGGTGATGGCCGCTGGCGCGGGCGCCCTGGGCGTGGCCCTCGGTGGCCCGGCGGTCTATCACGGCGAACTGCACGACCGCCCGGTACTGGGCGAAGGTCCGGCCGCTCGCGCCGAAGACATCCGTCGTGCGATCGACCTGGTGCGCCAGGGCGTGATGCTCTGGCTCGCGGCGCTGATCATCGGAGGCTGGCTCCTTGCTTGA
- the bluB gene encoding 5,6-dimethylbenzimidazole synthase has product MSEHAFSPDERAAVYRAIAERRDMRHFSGGEVLPEVLARLLEAAHHAPSVGLMQPWRFIRITSQGLRDGIHALVDAERISTAEALGERSDEFMKLKVEGIRDCAELLVAALMDGREAHVFGRRTLPEMDLASLSCAIQNLWLAARAEGLGMGWVSLFEPDALAELLGMPAGSKPVAVLCLGPVNAFYPAPMLALEGWAKPRPLADLVFENQWGERP; this is encoded by the coding sequence ATGAGCGAGCATGCCTTCAGCCCTGACGAACGGGCAGCGGTCTACCGCGCCATTGCCGAACGCCGCGACATGCGCCACTTCAGCGGCGGTGAGGTTCTGCCCGAGGTACTGGCCCGGCTGCTGGAGGCGGCGCACCATGCGCCCAGTGTCGGGCTGATGCAGCCCTGGCGGTTTATCCGCATCACCTCGCAAGGGCTGCGCGATGGTATTCACGCGCTGGTGGACGCCGAACGGATAAGCACCGCCGAAGCCCTGGGTGAACGCTCCGACGAGTTCATGAAACTCAAGGTAGAAGGCATTCGCGATTGTGCCGAACTGCTGGTGGCCGCCTTGATGGACGGCCGTGAAGCCCATGTGTTCGGCCGCCGCACCCTGCCGGAAATGGACCTGGCCTCGCTTTCCTGCGCCATCCAGAACCTCTGGCTGGCGGCCCGCGCCGAAGGCCTGGGAATGGGCTGGGTGTCGCTGTTCGAGCCGGATGCCCTCGCCGAACTGCTGGGCATGCCGGCGGGCAGCAAGCCTGTTGCGGTGCTTTGCCTTGGCCCGGTGAATGCGTTTTATCCGGCCCCCATGCTTGCGCTCGAGGGCTGGGCCAAGCCACGTCCGCTGGCGGATCTGGTATTCGAGAACCAGTGGGGGGAGCGCCCATGA
- a CDS encoding cobyrinate a,c-diamide synthase, protein MSDLTRSCPALLIAAPASGQGKTTVTAALARLHAREGKRVRVFKCGPDFLDPMILARASGAPVYQLDLWMVGEAESRRLLWEAAGEADLILIEGVMGLFDGSPSAADLARHFGVPVLGVINGAAMAQTFGALAVGLATYQPDLPFAGVLGNRVGSQRHSDLIRDSLPDWIRWYGSLPRSADVELPSRHLGLVQAEELADLDARLDAAADALAASAEVALPPAVSFAAPELQSLGKELAGVRIGIARDTSFAFLYQANLDLLQQLGAELVYFSPLADECLPEVDSLYLPGGYPELHLRQLEGNRAMAEAIRAHHGAGKPILAECGGMLYLLDALTDAGGECAELVGLLPGRATLQKRLAALALQEAPLPEGSLRGHTFHHSLLDSPQEPLVRALCPNDKPVAEAVFRSGRLTASYIHFYLPSNPRAAVELFRP, encoded by the coding sequence ATGTCTGACCTCACTCGGAGCTGCCCCGCACTTCTGATCGCCGCCCCGGCCTCCGGCCAGGGCAAGACCACCGTCACCGCAGCGCTCGCTCGCCTGCACGCCCGCGAGGGCAAGCGGGTGCGGGTGTTCAAGTGCGGGCCGGACTTTCTCGACCCGATGATCCTCGCCCGCGCGTCCGGCGCACCGGTCTACCAGTTGGACCTGTGGATGGTGGGCGAGGCGGAAAGTCGCCGCCTGCTTTGGGAAGCTGCCGGAGAGGCTGATCTGATCCTCATCGAGGGCGTGATGGGCCTGTTCGACGGCTCGCCGTCCGCCGCCGACCTGGCTCGCCATTTTGGTGTGCCGGTACTCGGCGTGATCAATGGTGCCGCCATGGCGCAGACCTTCGGTGCTCTGGCTGTGGGCCTGGCCACCTACCAGCCGGACCTGCCCTTTGCCGGTGTGCTCGGTAATCGCGTCGGCAGCCAGCGCCACAGCGACCTGATCCGCGACAGCCTGCCGGACTGGATTCGCTGGTATGGCTCGCTGCCGCGCAGCGCGGATGTGGAGCTGCCCAGTCGCCACCTGGGGCTGGTGCAGGCCGAGGAACTGGCCGACCTGGATGCACGCCTGGACGCCGCCGCCGACGCCCTGGCCGCCAGCGCAGAAGTGGCGCTACCGCCAGCGGTGAGTTTCGCCGCACCCGAACTGCAGTCGCTCGGCAAGGAACTGGCCGGCGTGCGTATCGGCATCGCGCGGGATACCTCCTTTGCTTTCCTCTACCAGGCCAACCTCGACCTACTGCAGCAGCTTGGCGCCGAACTGGTGTACTTCTCGCCACTGGCCGATGAGTGCCTGCCCGAGGTGGACAGCCTGTACCTGCCGGGCGGCTACCCCGAGCTGCATTTGCGCCAGCTGGAGGGTAACCGCGCCATGGCTGAGGCCATCCGCGCGCACCACGGCGCTGGCAAACCGATCCTCGCCGAATGCGGTGGCATGCTTTACCTGCTGGACGCCCTGACCGATGCAGGAGGTGAATGCGCCGAGCTGGTTGGCCTGCTGCCCGGCCGCGCCACCCTGCAGAAGCGCCTGGCGGCCCTGGCCCTTCAGGAAGCGCCACTGCCGGAAGGCAGCCTGCGCGGCCACACCTTCCACCATTCGTTGCTGGATTCGCCGCAGGAACCCTTGGTGCGCGCCCTGTGCCCGAACGACAAACCGGTGGCCGAGGCGGTGTTCCGCAGTGGCCGACTGACCGCCTCCTACATTCACTTCTACCTGCCGTCCAATCCACGGGCGGCCGTGGAGCTGTTCCGACCATGA
- the cobO gene encoding cob(I)yrinic acid a,c-diamide adenosyltransferase — MTESADRDARHKARMQRKKAVVDEKIAQAQDEYGLLLVHTGNGKGKSSSAFGMVARALGHGLKVGVVQFIKGGMSTGEENFFRRFPEEVSYHVMGEGYTWDTQDRQRDIEKARAAWTVARGLMDDPQIGLVVLDELNIALKHGYLELDDVLRDIESRPEHQHVVATGRGAPQGLIDAADTVTEMTLVKHAFKSGVKAQKGVEF; from the coding sequence ATGACCGAATCCGCAGACCGCGACGCCCGCCACAAGGCGCGCATGCAACGCAAGAAGGCCGTGGTCGACGAAAAGATCGCCCAGGCCCAGGACGAGTACGGCCTGCTGCTGGTGCACACCGGCAACGGCAAGGGCAAGAGCAGTTCGGCATTCGGCATGGTCGCCCGTGCCCTCGGCCACGGCCTCAAGGTGGGCGTGGTGCAATTCATCAAGGGCGGTATGTCCACCGGTGAAGAGAATTTCTTCCGTCGTTTCCCAGAAGAAGTCAGCTACCACGTGATGGGCGAGGGCTACACCTGGGATACCCAGGATCGCCAGCGTGATATCGAGAAGGCGCGCGCCGCCTGGACGGTCGCGCGCGGACTGATGGACGACCCGCAGATCGGCCTGGTGGTACTGGATGAGCTGAACATCGCCCTCAAGCATGGCTACCTGGAGCTGGACGACGTGTTGCGCGACATCGAGTCCCGCCCCGAACACCAGCATGTCGTCGCCACCGGCCGGGGCGCGCCCCAGGGCCTGATCGACGCCGCCGACACCGTTACCGAAATGACTCTGGTCAAGCACGCCTTCAAGTCCGGTGTGAAAGCCCAGAAGGGTGTGGAGTTCTGA